From Leptolyngbya sp. KIOST-1, one genomic window encodes:
- the upp gene encoding uracil phosphoribosyltransferase, with amino-acid sequence MPDLHLIDHPLIQHKLTLMRRAETSTAKFRTLLKEISLLMAYEVTRDLPLKLETIRTPMTTMEAPVLAPEKKLVVVSIMRAGQGILDGILELMPSARVGHIGLYRDPQTLRVIEYFFKVPEDLSDRDVLVVDPMIATGNTAVAALYPLKQANPRSLRFLCLLAAPEGVAHFHREHPDVPLYAAAVDEKLDEHGYILPGLGDAGDRLFGTK; translated from the coding sequence ATGCCCGACCTCCACCTGATCGACCACCCCCTGATTCAACACAAGCTCACCCTGATGCGGCGGGCTGAGACCAGCACGGCCAAGTTTCGCACCCTGCTGAAGGAAATTAGTCTGCTGATGGCCTACGAGGTGACGCGAGATCTGCCGCTGAAACTGGAGACGATTCGAACCCCCATGACCACCATGGAGGCCCCGGTGCTGGCCCCGGAAAAAAAGCTGGTGGTGGTGTCGATCATGCGGGCGGGGCAGGGCATTCTCGACGGCATTCTGGAGCTGATGCCCTCGGCGCGGGTGGGGCACATTGGCCTGTACCGCGATCCCCAGACCCTGCGGGTGATCGAGTACTTCTTTAAGGTGCCGGAGGACTTGAGCGATCGCGATGTTTTAGTCGTAGACCCGATGATCGCCACGGGCAACACGGCGGTGGCGGCCCTGTATCCGCTGAAGCAGGCCAACCCGCGATCGCTGCGGTTTCTCTGCCTGCTGGCCGCCCCCGAAGGCGTAGCCCACTTCCACCGCGAGCACCCCGATGTGCCCCTCTACGCCGCCGCAGTGGATGAAAAGCTGGACGAGCACGGCTACATTTTGCCGGGGCTGGGGGATGCAGGCGATCGCCTGTTTGGCACGAAGTAA